From bacterium, the proteins below share one genomic window:
- a CDS encoding PaaI family thioesterase, producing the protein MRKLHNPFSGEPGYFCFGCCPDNPHGLHLEFWQDEQDVIAFWQPRVSFQGWGDIVHGGVLTALIDEVSSWAVLITCKKPGVTSRLEMKFIKSISTLESRVTVRSRVQEVKRNLAIVEAEIYNSTGEKCTQGHAVFFTFKPEKAPANLRMPDPETFFRE; encoded by the coding sequence TCGGGCGAGCCGGGCTATTTCTGTTTCGGCTGCTGCCCGGATAATCCCCATGGTCTGCATCTCGAGTTCTGGCAGGACGAGCAGGATGTGATCGCCTTTTGGCAGCCGCGCGTATCGTTTCAGGGATGGGGTGATATCGTGCACGGCGGCGTTTTGACCGCGTTGATCGATGAAGTGTCCAGCTGGGCGGTGTTGATCACCTGTAAAAAACCCGGCGTGACCTCGCGACTGGAGATGAAATTTATCAAGTCGATTTCGACTCTGGAGAGCCGAGTGACGGTTCGCAGCCGTGTTCAGGAAGTCAAACGCAATCTCGCCATAGTCGAAGCGGAGATTTACAACAGCACAGGGGAAAAATGCACCCAAGGTCATGCCGTTTTCTTTACCTTTAAGCCGGAGAAGGCGCCGGCGAATTTGCGGATGCCTGATCCGGAGACGTTTTTTCGTGAGTAG